A window of the Henckelia pumila isolate YLH828 chromosome 3, ASM3356847v2, whole genome shotgun sequence genome harbors these coding sequences:
- the LOC140890290 gene encoding uncharacterized protein, with amino-acid sequence MGKKIKVSKSTILLATMLVLWEMASPCLGSCYSNGGGDCKKCIVNQMKYGCPRCVPMMQCMARCLWCGTSRSRCIKKCDCGSGYPRLADCKKCLLQCKCSCSVSA; translated from the coding sequence ATGGGGAAGAAAATTAAGGTGTCCAAATCGACGATTTTGCTTGCTACAATGCTGGTACTGTGGGAAATGGCTTCTCCTTGTCTCGGCTCATGTTACTCTAATGGCGGCGGCGACTGCAAGAAGTGCATCGTAAATCAGATGAAATACGGCTGCCCCCGCTGCGTTCCTATGATGCAGTGCATGGCCCGGTGCCTGTGGTGCGGCACGTCCCGTTCCCGGTGCATCAAGAAATGTGATTGCGGCAGTGGGTATCCACGGCTGGCTGACTGCAAGAAGTGTTTGTTACAGTGTAAATGTAGCTGCTCTGTTTCTGCTTAA